One Candidatus Thermodiscus eudorianus DNA segment encodes these proteins:
- a CDS encoding UPF0147 family protein has product MAMSILASIVNDTGVPRNIRRAAANALQYLRDLKLSPAVRAANAISALDEVSQDPNMPFHARTRIWQAISILETVRD; this is encoded by the coding sequence ATGGCTATGAGTATACTGGCTAGCATAGTCAACGATACGGGCGTGCCCAGGAACATTAGGAGGGCCGCCGCCAACGCGTTACAATACCTCCGCGACTTGAAACTATCGCCAGCGGTCAGGGCCGCTAACGCCATAAGCGCCTTGGACGAGGTCAGCCAGGACCCCAACATGCCTTTCCACGCGAGGACAAGAATATGGCAGGCCATAAGCATACTAGAGACCGTGAGGGACTAG
- a CDS encoding aldo/keto reductase encodes MKYTRLGPLKVSRVGLGLWQLGSRSWGTRGLRDATDIIRAAVDSGINFFDTAEIYGWGRSEELLGRALTRLGISGEVVVASKIAGFRTLPYTILKAARGSLKRIGRPPDIIQYHWPPPIHASLCRVARGLEEVIDRGLAHYIGLSNFNKRLLEEMLHCFHRHEPISLQIQYNLAYRVAERKLIPFARNRGIGIIAWSPLAKGGLAGLRKPASMAQRGDRVFKASTDQRLQEVLEVVARSHGSSKAQVALAWLISKGALPIPGTRSERRVAEYARASEIELAESEVGMLDEASERFRDSWGDDYSALQWLRYIPSPLQWLSIRFSGGV; translated from the coding sequence GTGAAGTACACCCGCCTCGGCCCGCTGAAAGTGAGTAGGGTAGGGCTAGGCCTATGGCAGCTGGGTTCAAGGAGCTGGGGCACCCGAGGCCTCAGAGATGCAACGGATATAATAAGGGCGGCCGTCGATTCCGGCATAAACTTCTTCGACACGGCCGAGATCTACGGGTGGGGTAGGAGCGAGGAACTACTGGGCCGCGCCCTGACTCGACTCGGTATCAGCGGCGAGGTGGTTGTAGCCTCCAAGATAGCGGGATTCCGCACCCTTCCATATACGATACTGAAGGCGGCCAGAGGGTCCCTCAAGCGTATAGGCAGGCCCCCCGACATAATCCAGTACCACTGGCCACCGCCAATACACGCCAGCCTATGCCGCGTCGCTCGGGGGTTAGAGGAGGTAATTGACAGGGGACTCGCCCACTATATAGGCCTCTCCAACTTCAACAAGAGACTACTCGAAGAGATGCTCCACTGCTTCCACAGGCATGAGCCAATAAGCCTCCAAATACAGTATAACCTTGCATACCGCGTCGCCGAGAGAAAATTGATCCCCTTCGCCCGGAATCGTGGAATCGGCATTATCGCGTGGAGCCCCCTGGCCAAGGGCGGGCTAGCGGGCCTGCGGAAGCCGGCCTCCATGGCCCAGAGGGGCGATAGGGTCTTCAAGGCCTCGACGGACCAGCGCCTCCAGGAGGTCCTGGAAGTAGTCGCTAGGTCACACGGCTCCTCTAAGGCCCAAGTAGCGCTTGCATGGCTAATCTCAAAGGGTGCACTACCCATACCGGGTACTAGGAGCGAGCGGAGGGTCGCTGAGTACGCTAGGGCCTCCGAGATCGAGCTAGCGGAAAGCGAGGTCGGGATGCTCGACGAGGCCTCGGAAAGGTTCAGGGATTCCTGGGGCGACGACTACAGCGCCCTCCAGTGGCTCAGGTACATACCTTCACCGCTCCAGTGGCTCTCCATAAGGTTCTCGGGCGGCGTCTAG